Proteins encoded within one genomic window of Theobroma cacao cultivar B97-61/B2 chromosome 7, Criollo_cocoa_genome_V2, whole genome shotgun sequence:
- the LOC18594321 gene encoding receptor-like protein 12, giving the protein MTSMATYHRNFLKILHAIRDANETKVEYLRDVYDRNMYYQESVFITTKGLEIKFMNILTTLTVIDFSNNRFNGQIPEVLGELHSLRVLNLSHNSLIGRIPSLLGNLSVLESLDLSSNKFEGRIPAELVNLIFLAVLNRSWNNLSGLIPQGNQFGTFTNDSYIGNLGLCGLPLSKSCSNQQNLQPQVTKFDEGDDTRELNWKFSILLGYGCGLVLGLSMGYIVFTTGKPWWFIRIIEKARKALSKENMDGPVLEQSMIVSANPKVLIPPSIPAKSGHGTAVYEINITKHIALSGESVPSPGAGN; this is encoded by the exons ATGACTTCTATGGCTACTTACCATCGaaactttttgaaaattttgcatGCTATAAGGGATGCAAATGAAACAAAAGTAGAGTACCTGAGAGATGTATATGATCGAAATATGTATTATCAAGAATCAGTATTCATTACAACCAAAGGGTTGGAGATAAAATTCATGAACATCTTAACCACTTTGACGGTTattgatttttcaaataatCGATTCAACGGGCAAATTCCTGAAGTACTTGGAGAACTTCATTCACTTAGAGTCCTCAACCTTTCTCACAATAGTTTAATAGGTCGTATCCCATCATTGTTAGGTAATTTGTCAGTGCTTGAATCATTGGATCTCTCATCAAACAAGTTTGAAGGAAGAATTCCAGCAGAATTAGTCAATCTTATATTCTTAGCGGTATTAAACCGTTCTTGGAATAATCTTAGTGGCCTCATTCCTCAAGGTAATCAATTTGGTACTTTCACAAATGATTCCTACATTGGAAACTTGGGTTTATGTGGACTTCCTTTATCAAAAAGTTGTAGTAATCAGCAGAATTTGCAACCACAAGTAACAAAATTTGACGAAGGTGATGATACAAGGgaattgaattggaaattttctATATTGTTGGGGTATGGATGTGGGCTGGTGTTGGGATTGAGCATGGGATACATTGTCTTCACAACTGGAAAACCATGGTGGTTTATTAGGATCATTGAGAAAG CCAGAAAGGCTTTAAGCAAGGAAAACATGGATGGTCCTGTTTTGGAGCAGAGTATGATTGTGAGTGCTAATCCTAAGGTTCTTATTCCGCCTTCAATTCCTGCTAAAAGTGGTCATGGAACGGCTGTATATGAGATAAACATAACCAAGCACATTGCTCTGTCTGGCGAGTCAGTTCCAAGTCCTGGAGCTGGCAATTAG